TTGAGGTGGTGGAGGACGCATCTTCTTCCATGCAGACGGGACTTGGATTGCCTCTGGTTAAGCATATTCTTGAGGAGTATGGAGGAGCCATTGAGTTGGAGAGCAGGCTAGGAGAAGGGAGTGTATTTATCCTTCGCTTCCCCTCCTTACTGTTGCATCAAACTGAGACAACAGTCTCTGAGAGTGAGCTGGAACATCTGTATCTTTCTGAGTTCAGGCATCTGGAGATGGAGTGCCCAGAGACTCCCTCCGATAGCCCCACTATCCTCGTCGTGGAAGATAATGATGACCTGCGATGGTACATTCAATCCATTCTTCAGAAGAAGTATCGGGTTTTATCAGCCTCTTCAGCCGATCGAGCACTTCAGTTGCTCGAAAAGGAGGATGTGGCTCTGATCATCAGCGATGTCATGATGCCCCAAATGGATGGACATGCATTCCTCAAGGAAGTGAGGATGCGCTTTGTCGATACTCCAATCCCCCTGATCTTTCTCACTGCCCGGGATTCGATGGAAGAGAAGATTGACAGCTTGGCAGAGGGGGCAATCAGGTACCTGACCAAGCCGTTCAGGAGCGAGGTATTGCTTGCAATCATCGAATCGATACTCTCCCATGACCAGGCACTGATCGGCTCACGAATACAACAGTTCAGGGAGGGGCTGAATGTCCTCTTGGATGTAATGGAACACCCCTCCCATGGACAAAAGAGACCGTACATGGATGAGCTGGTGGCGGCTTGCAACCTCTCTGAGCGTGAGAAGCAGGTACTGCATCTGATCAGTGAGGGGAAGAGCGACAAGGAAATAGGGTTGGAACTCAGTCTTTCAGTGAAGACAGTGGCAAATCATAATCGCAATATCTACGCAAAGTGCAAGGTTAGTGGACGATACGAGTTGCTTGCCAAGTTGTATGGCGATCTATAGAACGCTTCCCTTTTTCAGGGCTTTCTGTAACTATTGGAACCATGATTGAGACCTTTGTGAATGCATTCTTTTCCCGTGAGGAAGTCGAAGCTGTTGTCCTCTCTGGTTCCCGTACCGGGTTGGTCAGTGATGGGCTCTCCGACTATGATGTGTATATCTATGGAGAGAGGCCGGTCCCCCGCTCTTTCCGTGAAACGATGGCAAAAGAATATGCCCAAGAAGCTGAGGTTGGAAATGATTTCTTCGGGGAGGGTGATGAGCTATTCCTTCAAGATGGGACACCTGTTGACCTGATGTATCGTTCTCTCTCCTGGGCAGAAGGGGAAACTGAGCGCCTCTGGTTCCACCATCAGGCCAGCGTAGGATACTCAACTGCATTCATCCATAACCTGAAGACTTCCAAAATTCTCTATGACCCAAAGGGTAGGTTCAGCGCATTACAGAAGCAACTTGATACACCCTATCCAGAGGGGCTTAGGGATGCAATCATAGAGAAAAATTATCCACTACTGAGAAACAAGCTCACAGCAAGCTACTACGAGCAGATTGAGAAAGCAATAAAGCGAGATGATGCGGTAAGTCAGGTCCATCGAACAGCCGCTCTCTTGGCGAGCTATTTCGATGTACTCTTTGCCTACAACCGACAAACCCATCCAGGGGAGAAGCAGTTGGCCTCTTGGGCTAAGCAAACCTGTAAAATCCTCCCGCTTCATTTTGAGAAAGACCTCTCACTGGTAACAGAGGGGATTGGAAAGAAAGAGATTCTCGATTCCTTGACGAGATTGCTGGACCATCTGGATGAGATGCTGGGTACTACAAGTCAAAAGCGTGTTTAGGATTATCATAGAGAAGCTTTTTGCTCAGCATCTTTGCCTGGTCCATGTCGATGCGCTGTGCTTCAATGAGTCGGGAGAGGCATGCTGAAATATTGTCCTTTGCCATTCTTACATGCCCAGCAACCAAATCAATTACCTTGCTGTCTCCACCGATGGCCCTCTTCACAGAGGTTTGCCTACTTGAATTAGTAAATAACCGAATATTAGGTCTTAATATGTAACGGTTATGCTAATCAGGTGTCGCTAGCATGTAAGGGTATTGGGTTACTGCTCACTAGACTGTTGAGAAAGTTTTCATTCCCACTTTGAAAGGACCTGATATTTGAATGTATTGATTCAGGCGCAGCCTTGTAATCGGAAAATTTGAAAATTTCAGGTAACTTGATCACCAGCTTTGCTGTTTCTTCAACAACTCTCGAAAGGTGTTGTGATTCAATCCGCATGAAATCATCGCGGTTTTTCTTTTCAGCAGCATCGACCAATGCAGTGTGGTTCATCACTATTGCGTTACGGGTTCCTGTGATTTTTAATGCTGAAAGCAAACGTATTCTATGATCGTTAGGAGAATTGGTCAGGATGATTTCCCAACAGTCCTGCATTCCTATTGCCTCAAATATTACCCGATGGAATAGATCATCATATTTTACGAAATCAACATAGGAGCCAGTTTCCCAAGCTGAAACCTGTTTTTCAATCAGATCTCTCATCTTGTCTATATGCTCAGGGGAATTGTTTAGGGCAAATTCAGAAGAGGCAGCTTTCTCCAAGCTGGTTCTGAGAAAACGTTCTGTCGTTACCTTTGCTAAATCGATCAGCGATACCCTCGATCCACTTTTTGGGAAGGTTTCTATTAGGTTGTCGTTGGCAAGCCTCAGTAAGGCATCTCGAATAGGAGAACGACTCATCCCCAATTCCTCGGCAAGCGATGCAGTACTCAACCCTCTGCCAGGTTTATAGGCGAGTCCCAAGATTCTTGATTTTATGAGCTCGTAGGCCTTTTCTGAAGCGGTCAAACTTTGATCTTGGTTGTTCATCTGGTATTCCTTTATATGACAATGGAGCTAAGGCTTCCGTCTAGACAGGTTTAACAAAAAATAACGAATATTCCTGTGCTTCTTGATTAT
The sequence above is drawn from the uncultured Sphaerochaeta sp. genome and encodes:
- a CDS encoding DUF4037 domain-containing protein; the encoded protein is MIETFVNAFFSREEVEAVVLSGSRTGLVSDGLSDYDVYIYGERPVPRSFRETMAKEYAQEAEVGNDFFGEGDELFLQDGTPVDLMYRSLSWAEGETERLWFHHQASVGYSTAFIHNLKTSKILYDPKGRFSALQKQLDTPYPEGLRDAIIEKNYPLLRNKLTASYYEQIEKAIKRDDAVSQVHRTAALLASYFDVLFAYNRQTHPGEKQLASWAKQTCKILPLHFEKDLSLVTEGIGKKEILDSLTRLLDHLDEMLGTTSQKRV
- a CDS encoding GntR family transcriptional regulator, which codes for MNNQDQSLTASEKAYELIKSRILGLAYKPGRGLSTASLAEELGMSRSPIRDALLRLANDNLIETFPKSGSRVSLIDLAKVTTERFLRTSLEKAASSEFALNNSPEHIDKMRDLIEKQVSAWETGSYVDFVKYDDLFHRVIFEAIGMQDCWEIILTNSPNDHRIRLLSALKITGTRNAIVMNHTALVDAAEKKNRDDFMRIESQHLSRVVEETAKLVIKLPEIFKFSDYKAAPESIHSNIRSFQSGNENFLNSLVSSNPIPLHASDT